aatattatttaattaaaatttaattattaattaatacattaaattatttatacaatcACCTACATAAAATATTGTGTAAAAAGATAAAACATGAACACCACGAGCGTGGCATTCGTTGACGTGTTAACTTTATGGTAAATAACACAGAGGGAGCTTACCTGTTACAGATCCTTAATCCGcgaattattgaaattatttctgtttatccatacatttatttaatttataaagtaattatttattaattcgataaaaactcgatttaaTTGTACcaagaaagaagaaaattaattgGTAAAGATAAAacgtcaatttatttttaattctattgcaAACCACCATCTTAGTAAcgttaatcaaaattttcttgattgcaattttttaacattgaagttgacagacattagaaatttttttaaaattttataacaattaaatttttgtgaaaaaaatttttaaaaattccacatgtaaaaattattagtgaaaattttgagaatttaaaaaattgacagttgtcagctaacttcagtatcgtaaaattttgttcatatttaataatagttgttaaccgacatttttaattttttaattttgcttcatttattaaattagaactcaaaaaaaatttttttaaaattgcacttacagtttttcaaattttctacctgtcaattttttttttttaattgtttgtaatcatttttttcaataaaaaaaaattataaaaatttttagatgtcagctaacttaactttcattcatatttattaaaaaaaaattttttttgaagaaagaaaaataaaactaaaattttgcaacactaaagaacaaaataaaaatgaattttatttaatataaatagataattgAATTCTGAGCTGAAGAAGACAACTCAAAATGGCGGATTTGGTGAAGTGAAGATGATGAATGTTATATTGCAAATTAAGGAAGTtctttcgctccagttgagtcacaacaactgtagtagtaaattttcaataaattaaaatacaaaacccataaaaattcctaaaattaaaaaataaatagtatatgaggcattaatcgttgaaattgtgaaaattaaaaaaaaaatagttaaatacaaaaattaatttgactgttgtaaatcagctgttagtaacctgtccgtgatttggcaacgctttatttcggttgtttatatttttatttgcacaatataaccttaaccgtgtttaactttttgcagtcagtgtaaataaataaattaattaaaaatgtttagtcacaaaaccataacattataatgtctcatggcaggaatgctagtattttttaattattgttttatttttcaattatgaattatgaaaatttgttaacaataaattaactaataagtatgcatgaaaaacataagcgcgttaaagtttagtttgaatttattgaatggtctgaagctcgcgcgctacgcaacgttgccaaatcttttgactccattttattgtaggtaacttgagaattttttgtgatttttaaatattaatttctcaataaatatctcggtaactgatatattttattgcaaaaaaagaaacctgaatatttcgaaaatctgatttttagtttttttttacttcatctaatccatgactgatagtataattcgagaaatactgcaaacgtctgattttctcgtaagactctgaacaaatactaacattaaaaaattttattttttcaaaaatttgtccggtaaagtataatttaaacctcactataagataaataaggaccttaactattagaaaaaaattaaatttactcataatctaatattttttattttacattggcggcgaaaggacctccttaatggcgttaattatttaaattatttttttaaaaaacatttactaCCTTACTTTATGAGAAAGTCtaattatccaaaaatatCAACTCAAGATGTCACTACTCTTCATTAataaacttcccgctaaaataataaatttgttttggTTGATTTGGTTCTTTaaaaacttgtaaaaaaattattaaaattaaaaacactaTACCAAAGTATTAAAAAGTATCAAGTGAGgaagataattattaaatattattttaataaaattaatcaagtgACCAggtgtttaaaaataactactATTGAGGTTATGTCATAGCACATTCATCAAAATATACAACAATTAATCAATAAGGAACAAAtatcaatgattataaaattagaaaaaataataagctgcTCGTCAGAGCACCCTTCGTACCCGGCGTCGAACCTTCTATGCAAGCCATCACCAGGTCCATGGAAATGTGCGAAATCTGGAGAAATGCTTGCAGAAGTAGTATTCGAGCTACCAGAGGCTTCATGCATAACTGGTATTAATATTGGTAATTAcaggtatgaaaattaagttagccgacatctaaaaatttttagaatttttttgaattgaaaaagttattagaaaaaaaaaaaaaatgcgtttgtaaaaaactgttagtgcaatttttaaaaaatatttttttgttctaatttaattattgaaaaaaaaaaaaccaaaatttttgtattaatttaaactatctaataaaatatctaatttaatttaaattagaaacgtcggctaactttagtattgtATTACAGGTCCTGTTTGGTGATCATCACTGCTGCGACTTTTCAGGAGCCAGACAAATGGGTGTTCATATTGAACCACCAGTTCATGACCCGCGACGAGGCAGTAAATAACAAATTCAAGGACAAGGTCCTGGTGTTTACCAAAAAGGAGCTTAATCCTGATACTGTTGATAGGAAATTTGATAGGGTGAAAGTCACCTGCATGCAGCCTGCTAATTTGAAAGAATTATTCGGGCTAGCTTCCATCACTCTTATAAATTCTGGTAATATtaaagatgatgatgatgataaaagGAATGGTGGTAGTAattttgatgataataatcatgaaaaaaataggcTGAGTGGTGATGAAATAGATGATGAACAGGCTTCTACTTCAGAAGTTGATCGAAGTAATTTGACCAAGGATAAAAATAAGTGTCCAATTTGCTCGAGAAATCCGGATGAATTGTGCAAGACTTGTAAGAAATTGTCTGCTCCACGTGACAATTCACCACTAGTGAAGGAAACTAAGACTAGAGAGTCTAAGTCTAGAGTAAAGAAAGAGTTTTCAAAGCTGATGAGGGACGTAAGGTTCTCTTTGAGCGGGTACGTCAACCCTCAGCGGGATGAAATCAGAAAGAAAGCACTAAAAATGGGGGCTAAGTATGTCTCTGATCCTAATACAAGAGACAATAAATGTACGCATTTAATATGTGCTTTTAAAAACACGCCAAAGTACCAGCAGCTTCGCGGTCATGCGAAAATTGTTTCTAAGGATTTTATTGAGGAATGTTTTGATCACAAAAAGAGGTAAATTGTTTTGGAGGAGATATGATTtggtgatttttattaaactgatgtattttttatttgtaattaggTATCCTTGGAGAAGATATGCATTGAGTAGCAGTGACAGGAGAGCTGCTGAAAGTGAAGAAGAAGTTGAAGCATCAACTTCAAGACCAGCGAATCCTTATGAACAGGATACTGATTCAGATgattaactaataataaaaattattagactcAAGTACCTTGCTAGAAAATTAACAGATGTTATTTACTAagattaaagttttttattgattaatactgaatttaacagacagctaaaaaatttttacagtctTACAACAATTatcttatgaaaaaaaaaatcctacacatcgaatttaaaaaaattataagtgaacaaaatatttttttcataataatttatttgttataaaaatgccaagaatttttagatgtctgttaatttcagtataatttttattcattgatAATTGTACATACATATGAtagtttagataaaaattaaggatatttttcttaaaataaaaatatttttctaatgtaaatattcaatttttgtctattttaatttattaacaattttacgcctattatatttacattaattttttacataaatataaaatgacactgaaaattaatttagcagatatttgatagttttaataatttgtttaacaaataaattattaaaaaaaaatcaggcaaaaaattaacttttagaaattataaaaaattcaatttttttttagtaatttctcgaaacaaatttgtttgttagttaaaattaattcattttcaattgaCAGCTAATTTTAATCTCATGAAGTTTACAgatatcaaaaatttgtttagaattttgtaacaatgatattattataaaaaaaatttccctacctactgaaaaattaaataaaattattagaagaaatttttattattgtaactgatttgttgtgaaaattttaaaaattgacagttgtcAGCTAACATCAGTGtcataaactaaaattaattattaaacttattgaattatttaacgaCACTGAAATTACCAgacacttgataattttttgatttttcttaaaaaataaactaggttcagaaaattgttttatttaaaaaaatgcatttacaattttttagagcttctaaaaataacattttttaaacaaatttttctagCTATAATTTGTtggaaaattctaaaaattatcatgtctctcaatttcagtgtcataattatttaaattatttaccttagctaaaatcaattaaaaacacttgtaacaataaatttaaatgaatctATCAATCCAAACTTTATCCACCAGGTCGCGCCTCACATTTTGACATATCACCACAGTAAAGTGCTACCACCTTGAACAAACGGCTAACTAACCATTAAAAGCCACGTCTCGCACTGCCAAACGTCCGCCACGTTCATATCGGCTAAATACAATACAATCTACACCTATATATGAACCTCTGATAGCCGGTATATAAacatattcaataattattaattattaaataaaagaaatatttaattaagtgTTTAACCAAACAAATCAAACAATGGCTCTCACCAAGAGCTTAATATCAACCGTTATCTTACTAATCTCAATAAACTCAGTGTATTTATTATCTCCTGAAAAAATAAACCCGGACATCGTACTGAAGAATGTCGACAGGACCATCGATCTGCAATCGCAAGTAACAAAAATATCTTCAAAGCTGGTGGTAGAAAACACTGGAAAAGCTCCAGTTCGTCAGTTTCATTTCGCCGTTGATGACAACAAAACCCCTCAGCTGAGTTACATCTCTGCTCATACACGAGACGCAAGTAGAACCGAATTAAAGGTAACACCCATCAAATTAGAAGGTTATCTTGACAAAAATGTTTACCGTATTGACTTAAAAGACCAGTTGCAATCCGGGAGATCCACTTCCGTCGAAGTAGAAACATTTTTCACCCACGACGTCGACCCGTACCCCAGAGAAATAACTCAGAGGGAAAAACAGTTGGTAAAATTCACCGGTAATGTTCTAATATTTTCACCCTACAGCGTGACCAAGCAGACTACCAACGTCGTGCTGCCCAACAGGAACATAGAAAGCTACACCAAGATAAAACCAGTGTCCTCAACTGACTCCGCAATAGTCTACGGACCTTTTGACAAACGTCAACCATTTGCCATAGAAGAATTCACAGTTCATTTTGAGAATAACCACAAATTCTTGACTGTTACCAGGTTGGAGCGAGTTATCGAGATCTCTCACTGGGGAAACATCGCCGTAGAGGAGACCATTGATTTATTACACACTGGTGCTTTATTAAAAGGTTCATTTTCTAGGTATGAATACACCAGGGAGTCTAAATCCGGACAAGCTAGTGTCCAGAGCTTTGATACAGTTCTCCCAGCAGCTGCTTCTGACATTTACTACCGGGATGACATCGGTAACATCTCAACTTCTCACACCAGAGTCAAGAAGGATTCAGTGGAGGTTAATTTGAGACCCAGGTTCCCGTTGTTCGGCGGGTGGAAGACTCACTACATAATCGGGTACAATGTACCGAGCTACGAGTATCTTTTCCACGATGGAGATAAGTATGTCCTGAGAATGAGGCTGATCGACCACGTGTTCGACGACATGATTGTCGATGAATTGATAGTGAAGATAATTTTACCCGAGAGCTCGAGCAACTTCGAGCTGGATCTTCCTTACCCTGTGACTCGTCTTCCAGACTCGGTGCACTACTCTTACCTGGACACGACTGGACGCCCGGTGATCATACTGACTAAGAAGAACATTGTGGAGAACCACATCCAGGACTTCAGTCTCAAGTACAACTTCCCGAGGATTCTGATGCTCCAGGAGCCGATGCTTGTGGTAATTGCTCTGTACCTGTTGTTCCTGATGGTGATCATCTATGTGCGCATGGACTTTTCTATTGACAAGGACGAGGCTTCTGAGAGCAAGCTACGCATCGCTGGCCAGTGTGAAAAAATCCTGGCTGCTCAGGACAAACGTATCACGTCTTACAATGAACTGGATGAACAGCTGGCTCTTTTGAAGACCAACAAGGACACCAATGGATTTTTGTCAGCTGTTAAAGGTATCAATCAGGAATACAAGAATGCTAGTAATGCTATCACTGATTTGGCTCAGAAAATAAAAGCTGACTCGGCGGAAGTTCATGAGAGGGTTTGCGAGCTTCAGAAGTTTGATAAGTTTCTTAAAGAACTGTACAACCAGCAGCAGGCGTTGTATGTTGATAAGCTTGTACCTGGAAAAATTAGTCGCACGCAGTTTGTTGAGGCCGAGGCTACTATTACCAAGAAGAAGGAGGAACATGTGGAGAAAATTAATACTATCATCAAGTCACTtcagatttaaatttatttttagttattgatACTATTAAAGTCATCTGAGCTGTCAGGTTGATGCTTTGTCCGAgactgtaaatatttttttaaattttgttaagtttACGGTCAGAGTATTTTTAAAGCATCGATTTGATGGGTACTAATCATCTTTTTATAGACGTCTGTTGTGAGATTAATTTTAGAttcatcaatttaaattttgagtaTTTGTAATAAAGTTAAACTTTCTACGTAAAATTATGATAAGGTAAATTACTGATTTttgatagtaataattttttttttaagtgaagaAGACActataaaagttttatttttatatttatcaatgaaattataattttttagtgtcAGAAATCAGTTGTTctaccattttacttttttataattacaatagtCACCAAATCCCtttgtaaaatatttggaTATTAAacatgatactgaaatcagcaaacatctgacaatttttttttaattttattataaatcaattattgaaaaaaaaaaatgtttttttaaaaatttgcacttgtaatttttttaaatttctggctgtggaatttttttcataataatttaattgttataaaaatccaGAAAATTAACAGATGTCTGGTAATTTtagtgttattattaaatgaaaataaaatgaacaaGCA
The sequence above is drawn from the Cotesia glomerata isolate CgM1 linkage group LG4, MPM_Cglom_v2.3, whole genome shotgun sequence genome and encodes:
- the LOC123263753 gene encoding DNA repair protein XRCC1-like, encoding MIIKLEKIISCSSEHPSYPASNLLCKPSPGPWKCAKSGEMLAEVVFELPEASCITGINIGNYRSCLVIITAATFQEPDKWVFILNHQFMTRDEAVNNKFKDKVLVFTKKELNPDTVDRKFDRVKVTCMQPANLKELFGLASITLINSGNIKDDDDDKRNGGSNFDDNNHEKNRLSGDEIDDEQASTSEVDRSNLTKDKNKCPICSRNPDELCKTCKKLSAPRDNSPLVKETKTRESKSRVKKEFSKLMRDVRFSLSGYVNPQRDEIRKKALKMGAKYVSDPNTRDNKCTHLICAFKNTPKYQQLRGHAKIVSKDFIEECFDHKKRYPWRRYALSSSDRRAAESEEEVEASTSRPANPYEQDTDSDD
- the LOC123263036 gene encoding dolichyl-diphosphooligosaccharide--protein glycosyltransferase subunit 1 gives rise to the protein MALTKSLISTVILLISINSVYLLSPEKINPDIVLKNVDRTIDLQSQVTKISSKLVVENTGKAPVRQFHFAVDDNKTPQLSYISAHTRDASRTELKVTPIKLEGYLDKNVYRIDLKDQLQSGRSTSVEVETFFTHDVDPYPREITQREKQLVKFTGNVLIFSPYSVTKQTTNVVLPNRNIESYTKIKPVSSTDSAIVYGPFDKRQPFAIEEFTVHFENNHKFLTVTRLERVIEISHWGNIAVEETIDLLHTGALLKGSFSRYEYTRESKSGQASVQSFDTVLPAAASDIYYRDDIGNISTSHTRVKKDSVEVNLRPRFPLFGGWKTHYIIGYNVPSYEYLFHDGDKYVLRMRLIDHVFDDMIVDELIVKIILPESSSNFELDLPYPVTRLPDSVHYSYLDTTGRPVIILTKKNIVENHIQDFSLKYNFPRILMLQEPMLVVIALYLLFLMVIIYVRMDFSIDKDEASESKLRIAGQCEKILAAQDKRITSYNELDEQLALLKTNKDTNGFLSAVKGINQEYKNASNAITDLAQKIKADSAEVHERVCELQKFDKFLKELYNQQQALYVDKLVPGKISRTQFVEAEATITKKKEEHVEKINTIIKSLQI